From a single Paenibacillus sp. FSL R5-0345 genomic region:
- a CDS encoding YwaF family protein, which yields MHLSSYFDRQRTEDFIMFSLSHWIALSIIALVCLLLYGFRFEIRTDVRLRQSVRLLLIVILMFSEAGLQIWYLSQQVWQSSSSLPLELCGITLLLSIIMLITRSRRLYSFLYFAGIGGAFIALLTPNLVYPFPHFRFLLFFVAHGGIILASLYMTWIEGYKPTWKSLWFTMLGLNVVAVCVWIANYILGSNYMFLSHKPSTYSVMDYFGPYPYYLLVEELFAFIVFLLMYLVFFWVPERRNSRRKRIGRLPN from the coding sequence ATGCATCTTTCATCTTACTTTGATCGACAGCGTACAGAGGATTTTATTATGTTCTCCCTTTCACATTGGATTGCTCTGTCTATCATTGCATTGGTGTGTCTACTACTTTACGGTTTCAGATTCGAAATTCGCACGGACGTGAGACTTCGGCAAAGTGTTCGCTTGCTGTTGATTGTTATTCTTATGTTCTCAGAAGCGGGACTTCAAATATGGTATCTCTCTCAGCAGGTATGGCAATCCAGCTCATCATTACCGCTCGAACTATGCGGAATTACTTTACTACTATCCATTATCATGCTGATTACACGCAGCCGAAGACTTTACTCCTTTCTGTATTTTGCCGGAATAGGTGGAGCATTCATTGCTTTACTCACACCGAATCTGGTCTATCCGTTCCCTCATTTTCGATTTTTACTGTTCTTTGTAGCTCATGGTGGTATCATTCTTGCTTCTCTTTATATGACCTGGATTGAGGGCTATAAACCAACCTGGAAATCACTTTGGTTCACTATGCTTGGCCTTAACGTCGTGGCTGTGTGTGTCTGGATCGCCAATTATATCCTAGGATCTAATTACATGTTCCTATCTCATAAGCCCAGTACTTATTCTGTAATGGATTATTTCGGACCTTATCCTTATTACCTGCTAGTTGAGGAGCTATTTGCCTTCATTGTATTTCTGCTTATGTATTTAGTGTTTTTCTGGGTGCCAGAGCGGCGTAATTCGAGGCGTAAACGAATTGGTCGGCTTCCTAATTAA
- a CDS encoding helix-turn-helix domain-containing protein, translated as MAIKGQKFKNYSDEIKKEAIRLHVEERWTYRKITEHFEIQDQGRVKRWMKKYRELGEFGLLDQRGRRIEYIDQDRYVQKLKRENEMLKKCLEIWMQEVKRTNIESLRTLQKSMPLATCVNSLGSLEVDTTLS; from the coding sequence ATGGCGATTAAAGGACAGAAGTTTAAAAATTACTCAGATGAGATTAAAAAAGAGGCCATTCGTTTACATGTGGAGGAAAGATGGACTTATCGGAAAATTACGGAGCATTTTGAGATACAAGATCAAGGACGGGTAAAGAGATGGATGAAGAAATACCGAGAGCTAGGGGAATTTGGGCTACTAGATCAACGGGGGCGTCGTATTGAATATATCGATCAAGATAGGTATGTTCAAAAGCTCAAACGGGAAAATGAAATGCTAAAAAAGTGTTTGGAAATCTGGATGCAGGAGGTGAAACGCACAAATATAGAGTCATTGAGAACGCTGCAAAAGAGTATGCCGTTAGCAACCTGTGTAAACTCTTTAGGGTCTCTAGAAGTGGATACTACGCTTTCCTGA
- a CDS encoding stage V sporulation protein AB has product MTAPITLGLNLLLGIAGGIAVGGGVIALFVVLDMVPRLAQLTSSYDKVHWYEGAMVVGSLVGTVSDFWNWKISSGPLVELGIGLFDGIFVGMLAAALTEVLNVLPILAKRLNMTHYLFGLLMAMVSGKVAGSLFDWFVYRQ; this is encoded by the coding sequence ATGACGGCACCTATAACACTGGGATTGAATTTGCTGCTGGGTATTGCAGGTGGAATCGCTGTAGGCGGCGGTGTGATCGCTTTATTTGTGGTGCTTGACATGGTGCCCCGTCTGGCTCAATTAACCTCTTCTTACGATAAAGTACATTGGTACGAGGGTGCGATGGTAGTCGGGTCATTGGTAGGTACCGTGAGTGATTTTTGGAATTGGAAAATATCTTCAGGTCCTTTAGTTGAACTGGGTATAGGCCTATTTGACGGGATTTTTGTCGGGATGCTCGCTGCAGCATTGACCGAGGTATTAAATGTGCTGCCGATACTCGCTAAACGCTTGAATATGACACATTATCTGTTCGGGCTGTTGATGGCGATGGTAAGCGGGAAGGTCGCGGGTTCTTTGTTCGACTGGTTTGTATACCGACAGTAA
- a CDS encoding response regulator transcription factor: MHNATLLLVDDEAEIIKLMQIYLENEGYRLLTARDGLEALEIIKKETIDLMVLDIMMPNMDGIEACIKIRETQKFPIIMLSAKGQELDKITGLSVGADDYVTKPFSPLELVARIKSQLRRTRNYMVDLSAKQDEIIIDGLVINSVTHEVSVDDQPVKLTPREFAILELLARNRGQVLSMEQIYAKVWKEQFLESNNTLMVHIRKIREKIEANPRKPQYLKTVWGVGYKLEKGGSSS; encoded by the coding sequence ATGCACAACGCAACACTGCTTTTGGTTGACGATGAAGCCGAGATTATCAAGCTCATGCAGATCTATCTGGAGAACGAAGGATATCGCCTGTTAACTGCCCGAGACGGACTGGAAGCACTTGAAATTATCAAAAAAGAAACGATAGACCTAATGGTACTAGATATTATGATGCCCAACATGGACGGTATAGAGGCTTGTATAAAAATTCGAGAAACACAAAAATTCCCGATTATTATGTTATCAGCAAAGGGTCAGGAATTAGATAAAATCACAGGACTCAGTGTAGGTGCGGATGATTATGTTACGAAGCCGTTTAGTCCGCTGGAGCTCGTTGCCCGAATTAAATCCCAGCTGCGCAGAACCCGAAATTACATGGTCGATCTAAGTGCCAAACAGGATGAAATCATCATTGATGGCTTAGTTATTAACTCGGTGACGCATGAAGTTAGCGTGGATGATCAGCCCGTTAAACTTACTCCGAGAGAGTTCGCAATTCTGGAGCTGCTCGCCCGTAACAGGGGACAAGTACTAAGCATGGAGCAAATCTACGCCAAAGTATGGAAAGAGCAATTTCTCGAGAGCAATAATACGCTCATGGTACACATTCGAAAAATCAGAGAAAAAATTGAAGCTAATCCGAGAAAACCACAATATTTGAAAACGGTATGGGGCGTTGGCTACAAACTGGAAAAGGGAGGTTCTTCTAGTTGA
- a CDS encoding MBOAT family O-acyltransferase, translated as MLFNSYLFMFGFLPVVLGGYFILNRFRLLFYAKVWLTLASLVFYGYWNLKYVPLILLSILFNYAMGHFIHTASAGRRRPLLIFSLIANILLLGYYKYTDFFIENWNGLTGSNLPLHHLILPLGISFFTFTQIAYLVDAYRNQAREYSLVNYTLFVTFFPHLISGPILHHKDMMPQFDKLRNKVWNWNNVRKGILLFSIGLGKKVVLADTLAGYADNGFSTAAHFIDSWVAVLSYTLQLYYDFSGYTDMAIGIALLFNIRLPQNFNAPYRALSIRDFWRRWHITLSHFLRDYIYIPLGGNRKGFWISIRNVVITFLIGGFWHGAGWMFILWGLLHGVGQAVEKIWGRWSFPLPKWFSWLLTFVFVNITWVLFRSEQLSQAIRLLKGMSGLNGISLPSIGTLKWAILLILILLTIILWNPRHIWNKRNLQYSRKTAFVMAFIIVFSLLFFNRITTFLYFNF; from the coding sequence ATGTTATTTAATTCATATCTCTTTATGTTTGGTTTTCTGCCTGTTGTGCTAGGAGGATATTTCATTCTAAATCGTTTTCGTCTCTTGTTCTACGCAAAAGTATGGCTGACCCTTGCCTCTTTGGTGTTCTACGGATACTGGAACTTAAAGTACGTGCCTTTAATTCTGCTATCCATCTTGTTTAACTACGCTATGGGTCATTTCATTCATACCGCATCTGCCGGCAGACGTCGACCTCTTCTAATCTTTAGCTTAATTGCAAATATTCTACTACTTGGCTATTACAAATACACTGATTTTTTTATAGAGAATTGGAACGGACTTACAGGAAGTAATCTTCCTCTTCACCATCTTATTTTGCCATTAGGCATAAGCTTCTTCACATTTACACAAATCGCTTATCTTGTTGACGCTTACCGAAATCAGGCGCGTGAATACAGTCTTGTGAACTACACGCTGTTTGTGACCTTTTTCCCGCACTTGATCTCCGGTCCCATCCTCCATCACAAGGACATGATGCCTCAGTTTGATAAGCTGCGAAATAAGGTCTGGAACTGGAACAACGTACGAAAAGGTATTTTATTATTTAGTATCGGTCTTGGAAAAAAAGTGGTCCTAGCAGATACTCTGGCTGGTTATGCTGACAATGGATTTTCTACCGCGGCGCATTTTATAGATTCTTGGGTGGCTGTCCTCTCCTATACTTTACAGCTCTACTACGACTTCAGCGGTTACACGGATATGGCGATCGGAATCGCATTGTTGTTCAACATCCGCTTGCCTCAAAATTTCAACGCCCCTTACCGTGCGCTAAGTATTCGCGATTTCTGGAGACGCTGGCATATTACACTCAGCCATTTTCTTAGAGATTATATTTACATTCCACTAGGGGGCAACCGGAAAGGATTTTGGATTTCAATTCGAAATGTGGTGATCACGTTTCTGATTGGTGGCTTTTGGCATGGTGCAGGTTGGATGTTCATTCTCTGGGGGCTTCTGCATGGTGTCGGACAAGCTGTGGAGAAAATTTGGGGACGCTGGAGCTTCCCCCTTCCCAAGTGGTTCTCATGGCTACTCACCTTCGTCTTCGTGAATATCACATGGGTATTGTTCCGATCTGAGCAACTGTCTCAAGCGATTCGTTTATTAAAAGGGATGAGTGGTCTTAACGGGATATCTTTACCGTCTATAGGCACGCTGAAATGGGCAATCCTTCTGATTCTCATCTTATTGACAATTATTCTTTGGAATCCGCGTCATATCTGGAACAAACGCAATTTACAGTATAGCCGGAAAACGGCTTTTGTAATGGCATTTATCATCGTATTCTCGCTGCTGTTCTTCAACCGAATTACGACCTTTTTATACTTTAACTTTTAA
- a CDS encoding peptidylprolyl isomerase: MAKQAKITLETGGVVLIDLFDQDAPNTVANFEKLAKDGFYNGLTFHRVIPGFVAQGGCPNGTGSGGPGYTINCEINPNKHERGTLAMAHAGKNTGGSQFYICYAPQPHLDGVHTVFGKVVEGMDLVDAFKGRDKMTSVEIIEA, translated from the coding sequence ATGGCAAAGCAAGCGAAAATTACTCTTGAAACAGGCGGCGTAGTGCTGATCGACTTGTTCGATCAAGATGCACCAAACACTGTAGCTAACTTTGAAAAGCTAGCAAAAGATGGTTTCTACAACGGATTGACATTCCACCGCGTTATTCCTGGTTTTGTTGCTCAAGGCGGATGTCCTAACGGAACTGGATCCGGCGGTCCAGGATATACCATCAACTGCGAAATCAATCCAAACAAACACGAGCGTGGCACACTTGCTATGGCGCATGCGGGTAAGAACACAGGCGGAAGCCAGTTCTACATCTGCTACGCTCCACAACCTCACTTGGATGGAGTACACACTGTATTCGGTAAAGTAGTTGAAGGTATGGATCTTGTTGATGCTTTCAAAGGACGCGACAAAATGACTTCGGTAGAAATCATCGAAGCTTAA
- a CDS encoding stalk domain-containing protein, which produces MRTSPGIHTKSKRFVSYFMLFFILLAFVTALITALIDPLQFYHRPSWYTPLLSEQERYQNPGLAKNYEYDNIIIGTSMTENFLPSQVDASLGGTTLKLSMEGSTVDEHYKIAKLALETGKVQQVLWGLDYFSLKLATAEEEEDFPDYLYDGKLWTDYKYWFNSSVYKQFFRSIKSTLSGQTKQDLETLYNWNDKVVFGKQYVAESYFKACDKEIDYGTNEESLDQVKVYFNTYIRSLLEEYPDVQFYFYYPPYSVMRQVAWYSSNPVRFNNQLVMRQWMFEQFEQYPNVKLYDFQTASEWTFNLDLYKDLSHHNGEVNTWIAEAIGEDSSEYRVTSSNIEAFNTLLEEQAESAVIDRNGNVYRSSVQVNGEPLAFTTRLVQGNEELWLPAKEIGTALNASIDWDAATKTVSLTSGGNNVTMTIGNTEALVNGQTLAMDTAPLLAGGKVLVPVAFVAEHLGWNVSVEREGDWLRYLLNS; this is translated from the coding sequence ATGCGTACATCTCCTGGGATTCATACAAAATCGAAACGATTCGTAAGTTATTTTATGCTTTTTTTCATTCTGTTAGCTTTTGTAACAGCACTGATAACCGCATTGATCGACCCGCTGCAATTCTATCATCGCCCCTCGTGGTATACGCCGCTTCTGTCGGAACAAGAACGTTATCAGAATCCAGGCTTAGCCAAAAATTACGAATACGACAATATCATCATCGGTACATCCATGACTGAAAACTTTCTTCCGTCTCAAGTAGACGCAAGCTTAGGTGGAACAACCTTAAAGTTGTCTATGGAGGGTTCAACCGTTGACGAGCATTATAAAATCGCTAAACTCGCCTTAGAGACAGGGAAAGTACAACAAGTGCTTTGGGGGTTGGACTATTTCTCATTGAAGCTCGCTACCGCAGAGGAAGAAGAAGATTTCCCTGACTATCTGTATGACGGTAAGCTATGGACTGACTATAAATATTGGTTTAATTCATCCGTATATAAACAATTTTTTCGAAGTATCAAAAGTACGCTGAGTGGTCAAACGAAACAGGATTTAGAAACTTTGTACAATTGGAATGATAAGGTAGTATTCGGCAAGCAATACGTTGCTGAGTCTTATTTTAAAGCTTGTGACAAAGAGATCGATTACGGTACGAATGAGGAAAGCCTTGATCAAGTAAAGGTTTATTTCAATACGTATATTCGATCTCTATTAGAGGAATATCCAGATGTTCAGTTCTATTTTTACTATCCCCCTTACAGCGTAATGCGGCAGGTTGCTTGGTACTCCAGCAATCCCGTTCGTTTCAACAATCAGTTAGTTATGCGGCAATGGATGTTTGAGCAATTTGAGCAATACCCCAATGTGAAGCTCTATGATTTCCAGACAGCATCCGAGTGGACGTTTAATCTGGATCTGTATAAAGATTTAAGTCATCATAATGGTGAGGTGAATACCTGGATCGCTGAAGCTATAGGAGAGGATAGTTCGGAATATCGTGTAACGTCTAGCAACATAGAAGCATTTAACACACTTCTGGAAGAACAAGCGGAAAGTGCTGTCATCGATAGAAACGGCAATGTCTATCGTAGCAGTGTACAAGTAAACGGTGAACCTCTGGCATTTACCACCCGTCTAGTCCAAGGGAATGAAGAGTTATGGTTACCTGCCAAAGAAATCGGAACAGCCCTGAACGCTTCAATAGATTGGGACGCAGCTACCAAAACTGTATCACTTACTTCGGGTGGGAATAACGTTACTATGACTATTGGTAATACTGAGGCGTTAGTAAATGGACAGACTCTCGCAATGGATACCGCTCCACTACTTGCAGGAGGAAAAGTGTTAGTTCCCGTTGCTTTTGTTGCAGAGCATCTTGGATGGAACGTTTCTGTTGAACGAGAAGGTGATTGGCTACGCTACCTTCTTAATTCATAG
- a CDS encoding IS3 family transposase, which produces MENAAKEYAVSNLCKLFRVSRSGYYAFLKRKGTDRDQEAKALIQKVYERYEGVYGYRQIQLFLLQDHGVWMNHKKVLRIMQDLGIRSRIRRKHRCNYATSEGDRVAKNILKRDFKADAPNQKWVTDITQYRVGEKWLYLSAIKDLFNNEIIAYQMSARNDNELVLRTFEQAWSQQKDVTGLIVHSDQGFQYTSHAYHDMLPKVGARISMSRRGNCYDNASMESFFSHLKTEGLYPYDIRNMDEAQRKIEDYIRFYNQHRPQRRLNKLPPVEYRKQLIA; this is translated from the coding sequence ATTGAGAACGCTGCAAAAGAGTATGCCGTTAGCAACCTGTGTAAACTCTTTAGGGTCTCTAGAAGTGGATACTACGCTTTCCTGAAGCGCAAAGGAACAGATCGGGATCAGGAAGCAAAGGCGCTCATTCAGAAGGTCTATGAAAGGTATGAAGGAGTCTACGGTTATCGCCAAATTCAATTGTTCTTGCTACAAGACCACGGGGTTTGGATGAATCATAAGAAGGTACTCAGAATTATGCAGGATTTAGGCATTCGTTCGAGGATCCGCCGAAAACATCGTTGTAATTATGCTACTTCTGAAGGAGACCGTGTGGCGAAAAATATTTTGAAACGGGATTTCAAAGCGGATGCTCCCAACCAAAAATGGGTGACAGACATTACGCAATATCGTGTAGGCGAAAAGTGGCTCTATCTTTCTGCGATTAAAGATTTATTCAATAACGAAATTATCGCTTATCAAATGAGCGCTAGGAACGACAACGAACTGGTTCTCCGGACCTTTGAGCAGGCGTGGAGTCAGCAAAAAGACGTGACTGGACTGATCGTTCACAGCGATCAGGGATTCCAATACACGTCTCATGCATACCACGACATGCTGCCAAAGGTTGGGGCCCGAATCAGCATGTCTCGCCGAGGCAATTGTTATGACAACGCCTCTATGGAGAGCTTCTTCTCGCATCTCAAAACGGAAGGACTCTATCCTTATGATATCCGAAATATGGATGAGGCACAAAGGAAAATTGAAGATTACATTCGATTTTATAACCAACATCGGCCACAACGAAGGTTAAATAAGCTGCCTCCGGTAGAGTACCGGAAACAGCTTATTGCCTAG
- a CDS encoding stage V sporulation protein AA: protein MKQHSAPAIYIQLKNRVTVPKGKGVTLGDIAFLIAEPELKESLESILLMKPEQSDGNLILIDLLMVIPRIYELVPEADIEPIGEGRTIVQIESPVERRKPSIAMFVLVWLLLFFGSALTIMNFHADVNMQEVQIRIVEMITGHRDEHPVVFQIAYSVGIGFGMVIFFNHLFKKKWNEEPTPLEVEMYLYQKNIDQYVINEEYGKMRRRVETQPENTEEGR from the coding sequence ATGAAACAACATTCTGCTCCCGCCATCTATATACAGCTTAAGAATCGGGTGACGGTGCCCAAAGGTAAAGGTGTCACATTGGGTGATATTGCATTTCTGATTGCGGAGCCTGAGCTGAAAGAGTCGCTGGAATCTATTCTGCTAATGAAGCCAGAGCAAAGTGACGGCAATCTAATTTTGATTGATCTCTTGATGGTGATTCCCCGCATTTATGAACTGGTGCCAGAAGCGGATATTGAGCCGATCGGTGAAGGCAGAACGATTGTGCAGATTGAGAGTCCGGTGGAGAGACGTAAGCCTTCAATAGCGATGTTTGTTTTAGTGTGGCTACTGCTGTTCTTCGGGTCTGCGCTGACAATCATGAATTTCCATGCGGATGTAAACATGCAGGAGGTCCAAATCCGAATTGTGGAGATGATCACCGGTCATCGGGATGAACATCCGGTTGTTTTTCAGATTGCATATTCTGTAGGCATCGGCTTTGGGATGGTCATTTTTTTCAACCATTTATTTAAGAAAAAGTGGAATGAGGAGCCTACACCGTTAGAAGTGGAAATGTACCTGTATCAGAAAAATATCGACCAATACGTCATCAATGAGGAGTACGGTAAAATGAGGCGCCGTGTAGAAACTCAACCAGAGAACACGGAGGAAGGAAGATGA
- a CDS encoding glycoside hydrolase family 53 protein — MITTFINGMDISFLDEIEQGGGKFHSSSVRTAEEGEDLLHILKDNGVNAIRLRIWNDPPGGFCNLERTLVMAKRIKDAGLNFLLDFHYSDKWADPANQWKPKAWELLDFSGLTSAVYEYTREVLEALQSQGTLPDMVQIGNEITPGMLWGEGKVDGDSDTPEQWEQFTTLVKAGIAGAKSVDSDLSIMIHIDRGADHPTSRNFYDRFLEHGVNFDVIGLSFYSWWHGTLDDLQHNLNELAMRYNKDIIVVETAYPWTLNAPEGFSVIVNEESQLHEAYPATVEGQANYMKDFISVIENTPNGKGIGFYYWEPAWIPSQKEWSVGHENGWSNLALFDFEGKKLDSLQF, encoded by the coding sequence ATGATAACGACATTTATCAATGGAATGGACATCTCGTTTCTGGATGAAATAGAGCAGGGTGGAGGCAAGTTCCACAGTAGCTCTGTTCGGACGGCTGAGGAGGGCGAGGATTTACTCCATATCCTTAAGGACAATGGAGTAAATGCCATCCGCCTGCGGATTTGGAATGACCCTCCTGGGGGCTTTTGCAATTTGGAACGTACGCTGGTTATGGCTAAGCGAATCAAGGACGCAGGGCTTAACTTTCTTCTGGATTTTCATTATTCAGATAAATGGGCCGACCCCGCTAATCAATGGAAACCAAAAGCTTGGGAGTTACTTGATTTTAGTGGTTTGACATCTGCTGTGTACGAATATACTCGTGAAGTTCTTGAGGCGTTGCAGTCTCAAGGTACCCTTCCCGATATGGTGCAGATTGGGAATGAGATTACGCCAGGCATGTTATGGGGAGAGGGCAAGGTAGATGGAGATAGTGATACTCCGGAACAGTGGGAGCAATTCACTACGCTAGTTAAAGCGGGTATAGCGGGTGCGAAATCCGTCGATTCTGACTTGTCCATCATGATCCACATTGACCGCGGGGCTGATCATCCGACTAGCCGTAACTTTTATGATAGGTTCTTGGAGCATGGCGTTAATTTTGATGTTATCGGATTATCTTTTTACTCCTGGTGGCATGGTACTTTGGACGACTTGCAGCATAACCTGAACGAATTAGCGATGCGTTATAACAAGGATATCATTGTGGTGGAAACAGCCTATCCTTGGACGCTGAATGCACCTGAGGGTTTCTCTGTAATTGTTAATGAGGAATCCCAGCTACATGAAGCTTATCCAGCCACAGTAGAGGGTCAAGCTAACTATATGAAGGATTTCATTAGCGTAATTGAGAATACACCTAACGGAAAAGGCATCGGCTTTTATTACTGGGAGCCCGCCTGGATCCCTTCGCAAAAGGAATGGTCTGTCGGTCATGAGAATGGATGGTCCAATTTAGCTCTGTTTGATTTTGAAGGTAAGAAACTGGATTCTCTTCAATTCTAG
- the lysA gene encoding diaminopimelate decarboxylase, protein MFLHGTSRINDAGHLEIGGCDVTELKAEYGTPLYILDEQLVRQRCREYMDAFKSSGLGFQVAYASKAFSVMAMVRLADEEGLSLDVVSDGELYTALQAGFPAERIHFHGNNKTSEEIEMAIDAGIGCFVVDNLVELSLLQSIASRKEVEVNILLRVTPGVEAHTHEYITTGQTDSKFGFDIGNGSAYEAVKAAVSKKNLILLGVHSHIGSQIFETDGFQLAVERVASFARSVKEGLDVDFRVVNLGGGFGIRYVEGDTPLHVSEYVAAITDAVKTHFAGIYNALPEIWVEPGRSIVGDAGTTLYTVGTNKDIPGVRKYVAVDGGMTDNPRPALYQSKYEALLANRANEEATETVSIAGKCCESGDMLIWDVELPKAESGDLLAVACTGAYNYSMASNYNRLRRPALVFVQNGHSDLVVRRESYNDLIANDIVPERIAKQAAVAK, encoded by the coding sequence ATGTTTCTACACGGTACTAGCCGAATTAATGATGCTGGGCATCTGGAAATCGGCGGATGTGATGTAACTGAATTGAAAGCGGAATATGGAACCCCGCTATATATACTGGACGAGCAATTGGTTAGACAACGTTGCCGGGAATATATGGATGCTTTTAAATCCTCTGGACTTGGGTTCCAAGTAGCTTACGCAAGCAAGGCGTTCTCAGTAATGGCTATGGTTCGTTTGGCTGATGAAGAAGGCTTGTCGCTTGATGTTGTATCTGATGGCGAGCTTTATACTGCTTTGCAAGCAGGCTTTCCTGCAGAACGCATTCATTTTCACGGCAACAATAAGACATCTGAAGAGATCGAAATGGCGATTGATGCCGGGATCGGTTGCTTTGTAGTTGATAATTTGGTGGAGCTTAGCCTTTTGCAGTCGATTGCATCACGTAAAGAAGTTGAGGTTAACATCTTATTACGTGTGACACCAGGTGTCGAAGCACATACGCATGAGTACATTACAACAGGTCAGACCGATTCCAAATTCGGTTTTGATATTGGAAACGGTTCTGCTTATGAAGCAGTTAAAGCGGCAGTCAGCAAAAAGAATTTAATATTGCTGGGCGTACATTCCCATATTGGTTCTCAAATTTTTGAAACGGATGGATTCCAGCTTGCTGTTGAACGTGTAGCGAGTTTTGCTCGTAGTGTTAAAGAAGGTTTGGATGTGGACTTCCGTGTAGTAAACCTAGGTGGAGGTTTCGGTATTCGTTATGTAGAGGGTGATACCCCGTTACATGTTTCTGAATATGTAGCTGCAATTACGGATGCGGTGAAGACTCATTTTGCTGGAATTTATAATGCTTTGCCTGAAATCTGGGTCGAACCGGGCCGCAGTATCGTTGGAGATGCAGGTACTACACTTTACACTGTAGGTACGAATAAGGATATTCCAGGTGTGCGTAAGTACGTTGCCGTTGACGGTGGGATGACTGATAATCCACGTCCTGCATTGTATCAATCTAAATATGAGGCATTACTTGCGAATCGTGCGAATGAAGAGGCTACAGAAACTGTATCCATCGCTGGTAAATGCTGCGAGAGCGGAGATATGCTGATCTGGGATGTAGAACTGCCTAAGGCAGAAAGTGGCGATCTGTTGGCTGTAGCCTGCACGGGTGCTTACAATTACTCCATGGCGAGCAACTACAACCGGCTTCGTCGTCCGGCTTTAGTGTTCGTTCAGAACGGACACAGCGATCTTGTAGTGCGTCGTGAAAGCTACAATGATCTTATTGCCAACGATATTGTTCCTGAGCGTATCGCTAAACAAGCCGCTGTTGCTAAGTAA
- a CDS encoding sensor histidine kinase has product MNFKRFDTLSWKIVGFSLTSLALTAAILLMGYYGTSLLIWLNPSRSFFGVKLILWVINNIGSTPIVILIGIPLFIFFILKLSRSTTKKLHNITSGVQAIADGNLSFKVTVTGTDELGKLAENMNLMAGKLKSAIEEERAAAKAKNDLITGVSHDLRTPLTSVLGFLEYVEKDRYKNEVELRYYVNIAYEKSLTLKKLIDDLFEYTRVSSSGLPLNIEPVDLGKLLEQLVEEFAPVLEQADMTYRIHTDKSPLIIYGDADELVRLYENLFTNAVRYGKEGKILDISVYRKDDRVIATCTNYGNPIPATDLPHLFKRFYRVDKSRSRETGGSGLGLAIAKSITELHGGTISAKSSRKQTEFETSFPASE; this is encoded by the coding sequence TTGAATTTCAAACGATTCGATACCCTCTCCTGGAAAATAGTTGGCTTCAGCTTAACAAGTTTAGCACTTACAGCAGCAATTTTATTGATGGGTTATTATGGGACATCCCTTTTAATATGGCTAAATCCTTCGCGTTCCTTTTTTGGGGTTAAACTCATCCTCTGGGTAATCAATAACATCGGTTCTACGCCAATAGTGATTCTTATTGGGATTCCTTTGTTTATCTTTTTTATCCTAAAGCTATCCAGAAGTACCACAAAAAAGCTTCATAACATTACAAGCGGAGTTCAAGCGATTGCCGATGGCAATTTATCTTTCAAGGTAACAGTAACAGGTACGGATGAACTCGGTAAACTCGCCGAAAATATGAACCTCATGGCTGGCAAGCTAAAATCCGCTATAGAGGAAGAACGAGCAGCTGCGAAAGCCAAAAACGACTTAATCACTGGTGTATCCCATGATCTCCGAACCCCGCTAACCTCTGTGCTCGGATTCCTTGAGTATGTGGAGAAGGATCGTTATAAGAATGAGGTTGAGCTGCGTTATTATGTGAATATTGCCTATGAGAAATCACTGACTCTAAAAAAACTAATCGACGATTTATTCGAATATACACGGGTTAGCAGCAGCGGTCTCCCTCTTAATATAGAGCCTGTAGATCTCGGAAAGCTGCTCGAACAGCTTGTCGAGGAATTCGCTCCCGTACTAGAGCAAGCGGATATGACCTACCGTATTCATACAGATAAGAGCCCTTTAATTATCTATGGTGATGCGGACGAGTTGGTACGGTTATATGAGAACCTATTTACCAATGCGGTTAGATACGGTAAAGAAGGTAAGATTCTAGATATTTCTGTCTATAGAAAAGACGATAGAGTGATTGCTACATGCACGAATTACGGCAATCCAATCCCTGCTACGGACCTCCCACACTTATTTAAACGATTTTATCGCGTAGATAAGTCACGTTCCAGAGAGACTGGCGGAAGTGGTCTAGGACTCGCGATTGCCAAGAGCATCACAGAGCTTCACGGTGGAACGATTTCTGCTAAAAGCTCACGTAAACAAACTGAATTTGAGACTTCCTTCCCTGCGAGCGAATGA